A genomic segment from Drosophila miranda strain MSH22 chromosome 3, D.miranda_PacBio2.1, whole genome shotgun sequence encodes:
- the LOC117188029 gene encoding cytoplasmic tRNA 2-thiolation protein 1, which produces MPINCKAKCGKAAALKRPKTGDALCKECFFAAFEAEIHHTISSSKLFRRGEKVAVAASGGKDSTVLAHVMKLLNERHDYGLELVLLSIDEGITGYRDDSLQTVKQNRDDYKMPLKILSYEELYGWTMDRIVSQIGRSNNCTFCGVFRRQALDRGAKLLCVDSIATGHNADDIAETVLMNVLRGDTARLRRCTDIRTGGGEDSIPRVKPLKYSYEKEIVMYAHYKKLVYFSTECVFAPNAYRGHARAFLKDLEKVRPSVIMDIIYSGEQLRFKDTAKNPVRGTCNRCGFISSQQPCKACVLLEGLNRGLPKLGIGKKSKGDRMIAKQDQELALRERANLVKNDF; this is translated from the exons ATGCCAATAAATTGTAAGGCAAAATGTGGCAAAGCGGCAGCGCTCAAG CGCCCAAAAACTGGAGATGCCCTGTGCAAGGAGTGTTTCTTTGCCGCCTTTGAGGCTGAAATCCACCAcacgatcagctcgagcaaGCTGTTCCGGCGGGGTGAGAAGGTAGCCGTAGCAGCAAGCGGTGGCAAGGATTCTACGGTTCTGGCACACGT GAtgaaactgctgaatgagcgCCACGATTACGGTCTAGAGCTTGTTTTGCTCTCCATTGACGAGGGCATTACTGGCTATCGAGATGACAGTCTGCAGACGGTTAAACAGAATCGCGACGATTATAAAATGCCACTTAAAATCTTGTCCTACGAGGAGCTTTACGGCTGGACTATGGATCGCATTGTGTCGCAGATCGGACGCTCCAACAACTGCACGTTTTGCGGAGTATTTCGGCGTCAGGCGTTGGACAGGGGCGCAAAGCTGTTGTGCGTCGACAGCATAGCTACTGGCCACAACGCAGACGATATTGCAGAGACTGTGCTGATGAATGTACTGCGTGGTGACACGGCTCGTCTACGACGTTGCACAGACATCCGAACTGGTGGTGGCGAAGATTCCATACCGCGTGTCAAGCCACTTAAATATAGCTACGAAAAGGAGATTGTCATGTACGCGCACTACAAGAAGCTGGTCTACTTTTCGACAGAATGCGTCTTTGCCCCGAACGCGTATCGGGGTCACGCCAGGGCTTTCCTGAAGGATTTGGAAAAAGTGCGCCCCTCCGTCATAATGGACATCATCTACTCGGGCGAGCAATTGCGCTTCAAAGATACGGCCAAAAACCCTGTACGCGGCACGTGCAATCGCTGCGGCTTTATTTCGTCCCAGCAACCATGTAAGGCCTGTGTTCTGCTCGAGGGTCTCAACCGTGGACTGCCCAAGCTGGGCATAGGAAAGAAGTCCAAAGGCGATCGCATGATCGCCAAGCAAGACCAAGAGCTGGCCCTTCGAGAACGTGCAAATTTAGTAAAAAAcgatttttaa
- the LOC108159905 gene encoding probable serine/threonine-protein kinase clkA isoform X1, whose translation MTKFNANCVLWSLDKYMKIRKDEMPVYYKKKYQMSKRFNRKSGHLQSYKDAEADLSQDEDDDGDFNILTVQKSIDDATHAANINQLNFEKNDFDQLMYNESLETNDVNSSTEQCEPLSQTPPRPSVKSRLGVRPTERVENRGKQSQQKAIQKRGKAYPYNINGRNNSMENYNQNRVSANFHRGLEAYNKFRERNESFGESQNVLNIPNSHVHIENLGPNGPSFNDSSNTDNDNFNLNSNFMMRSNYMNTDSNSFGGLLPNNQGPVNSNNHVGMFSNNQGYANSNGIECMLPNNQGPVNSNNHVGMFSNNQGYANSKGIECMLQNNQEHVNLNSCGGLFLNNQRSANSNSFGGLFPSNQGPVNLNSRVGMFPNNQRFANSNRIEFLLQNNQEHVNSNGYDGLLSNNPVPVNSNGYGGLLLNNPGPVNSKGYVGLFSNNPGPVNSNGYGGLFSNNPGPVNSNGHGGLFSNNPEPVNSNGHGGLFSNNTGPVNSNGHGGLFSNNPGPVNSNGHGGLFSNNPGPVNSNGHGGLFSNNQVAVNSNGHGGLFSNNQVAVNSNGHGGLFSNNQVAVNSNGHGGLLSNNQVAVNSNGHGGLLSNNMNSYDGIGLNHPNTSRRDIIANNWKSSIEMNSTKRIPPLPVNRRKLLVDGSTSLSLDPARPARGMFIGEALGMTLSDCKTVDVHQVAQNVLHLLSYAEKDSESKKNYGVHNKNTSQQRDS comes from the exons ATGACGAAATTTAATGCAAACTGCGTACTTTGGAGCTTGG ATAAGTACATGAAAATACGCAAAGACGAAATGCCCGTttactacaaaaaaaaatatcagatGTCAAAACGATTCAATAGAAAATCTGGGCATTTACAGTCTTACAAAGACGCCGAGGCCGACTTATCTCAGGACGAAGACGATGATGGTGATTTCAATATTCTTACGGTGCAGAAAAGTATCGACGATGCCACACACGCAGCGAATATAAACCAGCTTAATTTCGAGAAGAACGATTTCGATCAGCTAATGTATAATGAAAGCCTTGAAACTAATGATGTAAATTCGAGTACTGAACAATGTGAACCACTAAGTCAGACGCCTCCACGACCGAGTGTTAAATCGCGGCTTGGCGTGAGGCCCACCGAACGCGTGGAGAATCGCGGAAAACAATCTCAGCAAAAAGCGATTCAAAAGCGTGGCAAAGCCTATCCTTACAATATAAACGGTCGTAACAACAGTATGGAAAACTACAATCAAAACCGCGTGTCTGCAAATTTCCATCGTGGTCTCGAAGCCTATAATAAATTTCGTGAGCGTAACGAAAGCTTTGGTGAATCGCAAAACGTATTAAATATCCCAAATAGTCATGTCCATATTGAAAACTTGGGTCCCAATGGACCCAGCTTTAATGACAGTTCCAATACTGATAATGATAATTTTAATTTGAACAGCAACTTTATGATGCGCTCGAATTATATGAACACCGATTCGAACAGCTTCGGCGGGCTGCTCCCGAATAACCAAGGCCCCGTTAATTCGAATAACCACGTCGGGATGTTCTCGAATAATCAAGGATATGCAAATTCAAACGGGATCGAGTGTATGCTCCCGAATAACCAAGGCCCCGTTAATTCGAATAACCACGTCGGGATGTTCTCGAATAATCAAGGATATGCAAATTCAAAAGGGATCGAGTGTATGCTCCAGAATAACCAAGAACACGTGAATTTGAACAGCTGCGGCGGGTTGTTCCTGAACAATCAAAGATCTGCCAATTCAAACAGCTTCGGGGGGCTGTTCCCGAGTAACCAAGGCCCCGTTAATTTGAATAGCCGCGTCGGGATGTTCCCGAATAATCAAAGATTTGCAAATTCAAACAGGATCGAGTTTTTGCTCCAGAATAACCAAGAACACGTGAATTCGAACGGCTACGACGGGTTGCTCTCGAATAATCCAGTACCTGTCAATTCGAACGGCTACGGCGGGCTGCTCTTGAATAATCCAGGACCCGTGAATTCGAAAGGCTACGTCGGGTTGTTCTCGAATAATCCAGGACCCGTGAATTCGAATGGCTACGGCGGGTTGTTCTCGAATAATCCAGGACCTGTCAATTCGAACGGCCACGGCGGGTTGTTCTCGAATAATCCAGAACCTGTCAATTCGAACGGCCACGGCGGGTTGTTCTCGAATAATACAGGACCTGTCAATTCGAACGGCCACGGCGGGCTGTTCTCGAATAATCCAGGACCTGTCAATTCGAACGGCCACGGCGGGTTGTTCTCGAATAATCCAGGACCTGTCAATTCGAACGGCCACGGCGGGCTGTTCTCGAATAATCAAGTTGCCGTCAATTCGAACGGCCACGGCGGGCTGTTCTCGAATAATCAAGTTGCCGTCAATTCGAACGGCCACGGCGGGCTGTTCTCGAATAATCAAGTTGCCGTCAATTCGAACGGCCACGGCGGGTTGCTCTCGAATAATCAAGTTGCCGTCAATTCGAACGGCCACGGCGGGTTGCTCTCGAATAATATGAACAGCTACGACGGGATAGGCTTGAATCATCCGAACACCAGCAGACGCGATATCATAGCAAACAATTGGAAGAGCAGTATCGAGATGAACTCGACGAAGCGAATCCCACCTTTACCTGTGAATCGTCGGAAGCTATTAGTCGACGGCTCAACATCATTGAGTCTTGATCCAGCTCGTCCAGCTCGTGGTATGTTTATAGGTGAGGCGCTTGGTATGACTCTAAGCGATTGTAAAACGGTCGATGTGCATCAAGTTGCCCAAAACGTGTTGCATTTGCTGTCTTATGCTGAAAAGGATTCCGAAAGCAAG AAAAACTATGGGGTccataataaaaatacatcgCAGCAGCGCGATTCGTGA